The stretch of DNA taaaataaggcttGCAGTAAAGAGCTGGGTTTAGTATTGGTTTGAATGGAAAGGTGGGGTAGGAGCATAATCCCACCCGTCCCTTCCCCAGGGCCTGGTGACAAAAACTGTCTGCCCTGGGAGGATGCTGCGATGGGACGAAAGGCTGCGTCTCGTTGGCGTGAGCCAACTCCAGGCCCTGTCCCTTCAGGTTTGAAACATTAAAGTCCTCCTGAACTCTTGTTGTTTGCtactggagaagaaaataagtGCTTGTTTGGTGCCTGTTGGCCTTGTGTCTGTGTGGGAATGTCCCGGGTGTGTTCTGAGGAGCCGGGTTCCTGGAAGGTGCTGATGATCCGCCCCTGTATGCACATTTTAGTGTGTAATGCGTCTGCATCGGCAACACTTCTATATTTGTCTTTGCCTGTAAAATCATTCGCTTTTTCCAGCTGAGCACATCtctttttatgtgtgtgtgtgatgccTCTCGAAGGTACCTGCTGGTTGTGGGATCTGAGACTGAGGTTTGGGGATAGCAACTGGCACCTGGACCATAAATGCTGTGAATTTAATGTGGGGATGAGCTTTTCTGGCTGCTGTAGAAGGAGTAAAGATCCTGCATCCTGTcttcccccccccattcccttctTATACATCTCTATCTGTAGAATCAGAATTCAATTTAGCTCTTAGCATGGAGAAACCCAGTGCAGCGCTGAGGAGAAGGCTATGCCATAGGTATACGAGGGGATGATGTGCATAGTATTGTACCCAGCTAAAAAAGTGATTCCCCCTACAAAATTCCCACATTAATGGCTCACAATGAATTTCCAAGTTAGCAAGGGTTGCCTTTTTGTTATtttggctgcttttcttccccgctcttcctcctgctcccctacCTGGTGTGAGCAGGCTCCTAGCAGCACTGGCTGGTTTTTGCTGGCGTTTAATATTTTCCATCCGAAGCTTAGCGCAGGCGGTACAGACGGGGCAGACGTGTCCCCGCCGTACAAAGGCAGCGAGGAACGGGATCTGCGTTGCACAGAAAGCCCGGAGACGCCTTCCTGGAGCTCAGCGTTGGCATCTGACCGCGACGCCGGCTTCCCAGCCCCCCTGCACGGCTCTGTTTTCCCCGGACTGCCGCAAAAGtcgaggtggggagggggaaaacatGCCTGCACGGCGCTCCCCGTCACGGCGGGCGGAAGACTCGCGTATTTATGGAGCCAGCGCTTCCTTTTGCGTTTGACTGACAGCCAGGATCCCTTCGCTGCCTGGTCACTGGAGCTGATTAGTATGCGAAAGGGTCCGCCTCGCACCGAGAGATGCAGCCGCAGCAGCTTGCAGAGCTGTCACACTCACCCAGGCTTCTTATCTGCACTGGCTTGACgaattaaaaagcaaagccagCCAGCAAGAGAGAGACcgggagagagaggggggacgAGAGAGAGAAGCTTGCAGACAGCGCACGCTTTCTTTTCCTAAAGGAAGGATTTTGCATCTAAAGTGCTCACTGGTTGTGATGATGCTTCACTTAGCGGGCTCCAGCGTGAGCTAGAGACAGCAGATAGGGGGATAAACTCAAAGCAGACCACAAAGCATTacgaacaaaaccaaaaccaggatCAGTTTTCTCCTCTATTCTAGCATGGTGGATGTATGGACAGTCTTACAGAGCAGAGGTTGACTTCTCCAAATCTACCAGCCCCACATCTTGAACACTACAGTGTTCTGCATTGCACCATGACCTTGGATGTTCAAACGGTGGTCGTTTTTGCAGTGATTGTGGTGCTATTGCTTGTGAATGTCATACTCATGTTCTTCCTGGGCACTCGTTAAATGGATTTTTTCTCCTGAGCTGTTGGGGGCTACTACTACCACTAGCAATTCAACAAGAGAGcaagagcgagagagagagagagagaaaggcgagagagagagagagaaagagagagagagagatttcttACTGAGGGGGGAAACGCGTTGAGCTTCAACATGGCCTCGCTGTGATATGTATGACGTTGGTATATTATCTCTCCCTAAATCTTTTGTCATGTCTTGTCTTTTAAGTATGCCTGTAAGTGTAGCTGCTTTTGCCTGGGTTTTAAATGTTGATAACTAATAGTAATCCATTCATATATCGTTCTGTGCTAGCGAGATAGAGCTATACATATTGAGTTAGAAGCAGAGTGAAAATCTCTTTCTGTGGTAAGCACTGGCTGTGttattttgcttcctttaaaatcGAGACTCAAGTTGCGAAGAAGTCATTTTGTGTGAAATTTCTAGCAAGCAGTTAATGTGCGATGTGTGTGAGAGTAACCATGTAGCTGCCAGGTGAGAGGTGGTGGTGTGTGCAATCGAATCGAGCTCCGGACatttttaaggggggggggggtcgggatGAGAAATCCTATTAAAGGATGAAATCTTTGCTAAAATAACattcagccacaaaaaaaaaaagaaaaaaggagaaaaattctaCTTACTTTATTTATCTGTGTTGCCTTGATGATCTGACTTGATTTCTCAATATTCAGCCCAAAAGCCTCCAAATTCTATGTCCACACTGATGTAGCTGGCTCCTTTCTTTAAAGATGCGAGAGGGACCGAAACATAAcctgctgggctttttttctgtttgtatgtgGTTTATATCTCTGCAAATTGGGAAGGAGGgatcaaagagaaaaaaggggaatgcatgctttgtttttctttgctaaagCAACAGATCCAGAGGGGTTgggttttgctttgatttctctagaaattttattttggctttcttttctttgttgtgtgtgtgtgagaataTCTCTCTATATAATTTTTGGTAATGTATGTAAGAAAAATCTTTGCCCACCTCAAGGATAATGAGATTTTGAGATGGGTTGTTTTGCGTGACTTTATTTACATTGATTTTCTTGAAAATGAAGTGCTAAGTTGTGTATTACAGGCTCGCTGAACAGGCGTCCGCTAGTTTAGAGGTGCTTCTGTTGAGAGATGTCTGGACCAAAATTGCAATGTTTACAGCTGGGAAGCGGAGCTGGCTGGGGGGTTCGAGCCTCAGTGCATGAAGTTTAGAGAGAATATGACGGGGATGTCGGAAAAGAGTAACGTCTTGAAAATatctctctgtgctgtgtttctgTTAGAaatcttcaggatttttttatttattattttcccctccagaaaaatcagaattgctcaaaacaacaaaagaaaattagtttgaAAATGTTTACATCTCTTGCTAACGTTCACTGGAATTATATTGCCTAGATAATTTAACTAGTTCCTGCTGATTCCAGCTGTCTGTTGGTTTATCTGATGTCCTCTACtaatcgggggaaaaaaaaaaataaaaatcatgtaacTGATTCGTAAAGCCATAGCTGGAGCTTACAGACGGAGATGTATCGTTAGTTATTTCCCCGGGAGAGTCTGTCTGCTGCAAGTTAAATGCATTGCTGGGCTTCGGAGCCGATTTCTTTTCGGCTGGTGGCATGACTGGAAATTGAGTTAAATGCTGCAAATTTGCCACTTTTAAAGTGGCTTTAGCtgtaaataaaagaggaaaaaaaaattccccgaGTCCTGGGGTGGTACCAGTCGGCCCCCAAAGCTGACAAGAAGTGTTTAGTGGCATTAGCCCGTTCTAATGGGTAGAAAAGCCAAGCCCCAGTGATGCAAGCCCGGCGAAGATGCTCCGGTGCCTGCTGGCTCTGGTTCCCCCTCTTCACTTGTAGCTCTCTGTGCAAGGGGTATCAGCTTCACTTCGTAAGAGACTGAGtaaatcttctttttatttaaaaaaaaaaaattaaaaaaaaattgatgctgAGGATGGTTTGGGTCATTAAACAGCtcaaatttgctttattttcctgttagcTCTCATCTGTCATTAGTTTTATAGGTTGCAGAGTCTCCTGGAAATATAATAAATGAGCAAAGATCACCATGGAAAGGGAATCAATCAAACAGCAGccaaaataatcctttcagtgaaacAGTTTTAAGCGACATAGTGATTTGGAGAAGTGAGggtggaaaaatgagaaaaaaacccaaaccaaaacaaaccagcgAGTTAAAAATGGGCTGCAAACTGTGtctgaatgtttattttcctCAAGGTTGGCTCTCCGGCGTGAAGGTTTACCTTGCAATAAGATTTCTACGAGGAATGCTCGGGACCTAACATGGTTTTCTAGTGCGTGCAAAGTGCATTCCTTGATCGGGAGCTTGTACTTCTCGGGTGATATTCGGGAGGCGCGTGTGTACGCCACGCTGTGTGTCATCGCATGTGTTGGGAGCTGCCGTGTCCCGTTGCCGATTCCTGCGAGCCCCTTCGGCTTCCACCGGAGGAACCGTGTGTTGCTGGGGGATCTGCGGCTGGCGGGTGCATGGGGAGGGTGAAGGTGTCCTGCACGCTCGGCTACCAGGGGATCGATCGCTGGgagcttatttttttccatcgTGGAACGTGCTTGAGGGAATTAATGCCATTTTATTATAACTTTCTCGCCCTTTATTATCTGAAAAGCTAGTGGAATCAAAGAAGGCAGGTTTTTTATGTAGAGCAATATGAGCGTGAAAGACGGGAGCAGAAAACTTTGTTATTGTGGCAACGCCGTTCTTCTCATATCAGGTTTCCCGTTGGGCTTTtttggggaaagaggagaaataagGCTAAAAAGTGAGGAAGGGCTGGGGTTTCTTGCTTGCTTAGTTTGATCCCTGTTTGCCACCCCCAGTCCTCAGTAGCCACTTTTTCAAACAGGCCTTGAGCCACCTGCCCCGACCCCATTTTTGTAGTTTTGCACCTGCGATTTTGCATTCTCCAAGCCCGCAGTggagcctccagctgcctggTTTGCAGGAGCGATTAGCCGGTTAAACAACTCCGTCTTGCCATACTTTTCAGGAGATCCTCCATCCATGACAATCTGCATTAGCAGCTTTTTGGGGCAACAGCGTTCCTAGTCGCTTGCAGTACAGCCGCTGTACTTGTGAGTGCTTGCAAAATTCGGGGTGTAATTTGCACGCTGTAAAATCTCTACGTGTAGTGGAGCGTTCCTTCTCCCTACGCTCCGTGGGACGATTCGGGTCCCGCGCGTGGCTGGTCGCGGTCAGGTTCCTGGGGGTGGTTTGGCCCCGTAACTCCCCCCCAGTTTGTGGACGTTGAGTTCTTCACGTTTGTGGGGATGCTCAAgcccagggatggggaagagggatcattcctttaaataaatcaaagcacTGACCCTCTGGAAAATACGgccccaaagaaaaaaatattcatttgtaTGCAAATAGCATATTTATAACGCATAAAATCTCTTTCAGTGATTGCTCCTGTGTATTTGCTAAGGCTGGGTGATGGGAGACCTGCCTTGCTGTTTGTCTGCTTAAGCAGGATTCAATGTTATTTGCCACAGGATTCGTGAAAATGCCTCTGACTGTATCATAGCAACCCTGTTTCACACAGTCCATAAAAAGTCCATTCCTCCTGAGCGGCAATCCGCCGGCTTAAAGATTCAGGCACCCTTCTCGCCACGGGGAAAGGGTGCATTTCTCCCCCTCCCGATGCTTCAGCAAAAGCATGCGTGTCAGGATGATCCCCGCTAGTCCTGCCTTCCCTgtgattttaatgctttttctttaaggCTAATGTGAGGGctccctttcattttttaaaggcttccttctccccccccccccccggatatTTCCCACCTCTGTTTTAAACCTCACATGACAAGTTAAAAGGGGGACGGGACAGCCGAGAGGTCTCTGACGTGATGGCTCTTTTCTGTCCTGCCATTTGGATTTTCCCCCGGgatggcagcagcacagcacttGCTTATGCTTTGTAGTGAATGAAGATCTGCCCAGATTCGAGCCCTTCTGTGGGAATGCAGAGGTGCTTTCTCAGCCCGTAGATGAATGTTGTTAAGAGCTGCATGTTCACCTGACTCCTGCCCCCATCTGTTTGCATAATGTGGTTATATTTCTTTTTGGATCAGGTATTCAGTACACAGCCCAACTGCTGTGTATAATGTCTGAAGGAAAATTGCCAAAAATCCATGtaagtttttgtttggttttgttttaatttgtggATAGAACCCCTCTTCTGTATTGTTCACTTCATTTTGGTGTCGTTCTTTGATTTCTGTATTTAACGAATGCTGGTTGTGATGGGAGGTCCGGCGCTCTTTGTGTACAGTGCTTGCTTGcctgcatgtatgtatgtatttattatacCTGTGTTGTACCTGTATGTGCTGTATGTTGTTAGTAATGCATCTGTGTCGATGACGAGGGGGGAGGTTTCTATATTTTGCATTCGCAATGTGTATCTTTCTCAACTGGGTGTGATAATGGTGTTCAATGCGTGTCTCCCAGTGAAATGTTATGCGAGCTATTTTGAAAAAATGCAGGGATTTGTCTCTTACGTGCGGATTCTCCAATGACCAGAAGTTAGGAAGCTTGAAGAAAAGTCCTTAATGTTAATAATCATGTAATAATTGTCCAG from Chroicocephalus ridibundus chromosome 9, bChrRid1.1, whole genome shotgun sequence encodes:
- the LOC134520975 gene encoding uncharacterized LOC128031833 homolog; protein product: MDSLTEQRLTSPNLPAPHLEHYSVLHCTMTLDVQTVVVFAVIVVLLLVNVILMFFLGTR